In a genomic window of Oncorhynchus kisutch isolate 150728-3 linkage group LG9, Okis_V2, whole genome shotgun sequence:
- the ccnb1ip1 gene encoding E3 ubiquitin-protein ligase CCNB1IP1 encodes MSMCDDTLLCNYPKCRAKLCGFAWVTACSHAFCDQHGSGEFSRSPAICPACSSALSGKLDIVRTELSPSEEYKAMVLAGLRPETVLDISARALAFWTYQVHQERMFQEYSLSRAEGQVKQMEKVLTQQNQSRELELNAMRGEVTSLKKVMEEYKRKYSEVSERLMERNRQYQKLQGLYDSLRLRNMVVGDREAPRQPGPPEFNTGVVRQPSPRGSPHFLGMGPEGDSRLFSSLEPDAGAKTFFQFSSPARDRGRALLKKY; translated from the exons ATGTCTATGTGCGACGACACTCTGCTCTGCAACTACCCAAAGTGTCGGGCGAAGCTGTGTGGGTTCGCCTGGGTCACAGCTTGCTCTCACGCCTTCTGTGACCAACATGGATCCGGAGAGTTCAGCCGCTCCCCGGCAATATGCCCGGCCTGCTCCTCTGCACTCTCGGGAAAGCTGGACATCGTGCGCACTGAGCTGTCGCCATCTGAGGAGTACAAGGCCATGGTGTTGGCGGGACTGAGGCCAGAGACAGTGCTGGACATAAGCGCCCGTGCCCTGGCTTTCTGGACTTACCAG gtgcACCAGGAGCGTATGTTCCAGGAGTACAGTCTGTCCCGGGCCGAGGGTCAGGTGAAACAGATGGAGAAGGTGCTGACCCAGCAGAACCAGAGCAGAGAGCTTGAGCTCAATGCCATGAGAGGGGAGGTCACCTCACTGAAGAAG GTGATGGAGGAGTACAAGAGGAAGTACAGTGAGGTGTCAGAGCGTCTGATGGAGAGGAACAGACAGTACCAGAAGCTACAGGGGCTCTATGACTCGCTGAGGCTACGCAACATGGTggtgggggacagagaggcacCACGCCAGCCAGGACCCCCGGAGTTCAACacag GGGTGGTCAGGCAGCCCTCTCCCCGAGGGAGTCCTCACTTCCTGGGCATGGGCCCTGAGGGGGACAGCCGCCTTTTCTCCTCTCTGGAGCCCGATGCTGGAGCCAAGACCTTCTTCCAGTTCAGCTCTCCTGCCAGAGACAGGGGCCGGGCCTTACTCAAGAAATACTGA
- the ttc5 gene encoding tetratricopeptide repeat protein 5 isoform X1 — MAEVDKDGDPAAEKDDLQILKELVDELYHFRDHYFETHSVEDAGRKQSDVAQEMEKTLTKLREKEESYKHSAEFLLLRGRCLGVAPEFSTTAEECLSRAVKLEPGLVEGWNILGEQYWKKGDLTTAKTCFTGALQQKKNKVSLRSLSMVLRQLPGVDEQGKRVLESVDMARQAVQLDVTDGTSWYILGNAYISLFFTCGQNPQMSQQALSAYAQAEKVDRTETSNPDLHFNRATLFQYEEMFGSALGGYSRAAALDPAWEEPPERERQLMEYLEKLTALTENKGKVKARRLRTMLSNLSTSALGPCSSPQFRSPAGRVGSLEPRNLSALTHGHNTGVAALGKVVFSLASEGRMAFTFGMVDSEETCCVIMVYNTADSWGVLIGDSVVIPEPQVKRHSVAHKDQTFDFRSIRVDSPLLLIVNGKRQNVQAQTAASVSYKPQSE, encoded by the exons GAACTAGTGGATGAGTTGTATCATTTTCGGGATCATTACTTTGAGACTCACAGTGTGGAGGATGCAGGGAGGAAACAGAGTGATGTGGCACAGGAGATGGAGAAGACTCTAACGAAGCTTAGGGAGAAAGAAG AGTCGTATAAGCACAGCGCCGAGTTCCTGCTGCTGCGGGGCCGCTGCCTGGGGGTGGCACCAGAGTTTAGCACCACCGCCGAGGAGTGCCTGTCCAGGGCTGTGAAGCTGGAACCTGGGCTGGTGGAGGGCTGGAATATCCTGGGGGAGCAGTACTGGAAGAAAGGAGACCTGACCACCGCCAAGACTTGTTTCACTGGAGCCCTGCAGCAG aaaaAGAACAAGGTGTCTCTGCGCagtctgtccatggtgctgaggcAGCTACCGGGTGTTGATGAGCAGGGGAAGAGGGTCCTGGAGAGTGTGGACATGGCCAGGCAGGCTGTACAGCTGGACGTCACAGACGGCACCTCCTGGT ACATCCTAGGAAACGCCTACATCTCCCTGTTCTTCACCTGCGGACAGAATCCACAGATGTCTCAACAGGCTCTGAGTGCCTATGCACAGGCT gagaAAGTGGACCGAACAGAAACCTCCAACCCTGATCTACACTTCAACAGAGCCACG CTGTTCCAGTATGAGGAGATGTTTGGGTCTGCGCTGGGGGGGTACAGCCGGGCTGCGGCACTGGACCCCGCATGGGAGGAGCctccagagagggagaggcagctgATGGAATACCTGGAGAAACTCACAGCACTCACAGAGAACAAG GGGAAGGTGAAGGCCCGGCGCCTGCGGACAATGCTCTCCAACCTCAGCACGTCGGCCCTGGGGCCGTGCTCCTCCCCTCAGTTCCGCTCCCCCGCAGGCCGCGTTGGGAGCCTGGAGCCCCGCAACCTGTCTGCCTTGACACACGGCCACAACACTGGGGTGGCTGCCCTGGGCAAGGTGGTGTTCAGCCTGGCCTCCGAGGGACGCATGGCCTT tacgTTTGGCATGGTGGACAGTGAGGAGACCTGCTGCGTGATCATGGTTTATAACACGGCAGACAGTTGGGGTGTTCTGATTGGCGACTCCGTGGTCATCCCAGAGCCCCAGGTCAAACGCCACAGTGTAGCCCACAAGGACcag ACGTTTGACTTCCGCAGTATACGAGTGGACTCTCCCCTACTCCTCATCGTCAATGGCAAGAGACAGAATGTCCAGGCTCAGACTGCAGCCTCTGTCAGTTACAAGCCCCAgagtgaatga
- the ttc5 gene encoding tetratricopeptide repeat protein 5 isoform X2, with protein sequence MEKTLTKLREKEESYKHSAEFLLLRGRCLGVAPEFSTTAEECLSRAVKLEPGLVEGWNILGEQYWKKGDLTTAKTCFTGALQQKKNKVSLRSLSMVLRQLPGVDEQGKRVLESVDMARQAVQLDVTDGTSWYILGNAYISLFFTCGQNPQMSQQALSAYAQAEKVDRTETSNPDLHFNRATLFQYEEMFGSALGGYSRAAALDPAWEEPPERERQLMEYLEKLTALTENKGKVKARRLRTMLSNLSTSALGPCSSPQFRSPAGRVGSLEPRNLSALTHGHNTGVAALGKVVFSLASEGRMAFTFGMVDSEETCCVIMVYNTADSWGVLIGDSVVIPEPQVKRHSVAHKDQTFDFRSIRVDSPLLLIVNGKRQNVQAQTAASVSYKPQSE encoded by the exons ATGGAGAAGACTCTAACGAAGCTTAGGGAGAAAGAAG AGTCGTATAAGCACAGCGCCGAGTTCCTGCTGCTGCGGGGCCGCTGCCTGGGGGTGGCACCAGAGTTTAGCACCACCGCCGAGGAGTGCCTGTCCAGGGCTGTGAAGCTGGAACCTGGGCTGGTGGAGGGCTGGAATATCCTGGGGGAGCAGTACTGGAAGAAAGGAGACCTGACCACCGCCAAGACTTGTTTCACTGGAGCCCTGCAGCAG aaaaAGAACAAGGTGTCTCTGCGCagtctgtccatggtgctgaggcAGCTACCGGGTGTTGATGAGCAGGGGAAGAGGGTCCTGGAGAGTGTGGACATGGCCAGGCAGGCTGTACAGCTGGACGTCACAGACGGCACCTCCTGGT ACATCCTAGGAAACGCCTACATCTCCCTGTTCTTCACCTGCGGACAGAATCCACAGATGTCTCAACAGGCTCTGAGTGCCTATGCACAGGCT gagaAAGTGGACCGAACAGAAACCTCCAACCCTGATCTACACTTCAACAGAGCCACG CTGTTCCAGTATGAGGAGATGTTTGGGTCTGCGCTGGGGGGGTACAGCCGGGCTGCGGCACTGGACCCCGCATGGGAGGAGCctccagagagggagaggcagctgATGGAATACCTGGAGAAACTCACAGCACTCACAGAGAACAAG GGGAAGGTGAAGGCCCGGCGCCTGCGGACAATGCTCTCCAACCTCAGCACGTCGGCCCTGGGGCCGTGCTCCTCCCCTCAGTTCCGCTCCCCCGCAGGCCGCGTTGGGAGCCTGGAGCCCCGCAACCTGTCTGCCTTGACACACGGCCACAACACTGGGGTGGCTGCCCTGGGCAAGGTGGTGTTCAGCCTGGCCTCCGAGGGACGCATGGCCTT tacgTTTGGCATGGTGGACAGTGAGGAGACCTGCTGCGTGATCATGGTTTATAACACGGCAGACAGTTGGGGTGTTCTGATTGGCGACTCCGTGGTCATCCCAGAGCCCCAGGTCAAACGCCACAGTGTAGCCCACAAGGACcag ACGTTTGACTTCCGCAGTATACGAGTGGACTCTCCCCTACTCCTCATCGTCAATGGCAAGAGACAGAATGTCCAGGCTCAGACTGCAGCCTCTGTCAGTTACAAGCCCCAgagtgaatga